From Rudanella lutea DSM 19387, a single genomic window includes:
- a CDS encoding DUF2267 domain-containing protein has product MQYNDFLHLAKEQLGVQTQDEVMNISRAFLHTLTDHMAGNAADKLASQLPAPLADVIKEIHPEDRDQGQRFSLSEFYERVADRAGVPDEQGQHYTLTYMKLLGQLVTAGEIHKLRLTLPDTYAPLFEGVVGLQEKTS; this is encoded by the coding sequence ATGCAGTATAATGATTTTTTGCACCTGGCGAAAGAGCAACTGGGTGTACAAACCCAGGATGAGGTAATGAATATCAGTCGGGCTTTTCTGCACACACTCACTGACCATATGGCGGGGAATGCGGCTGATAAGCTGGCGTCGCAGTTGCCCGCGCCCTTGGCCGATGTAATCAAAGAAATTCATCCCGAAGACCGCGATCAGGGCCAACGATTTTCCTTATCCGAGTTCTACGAGCGGGTGGCCGACCGCGCCGGTGTACCCGACGAACAGGGGCAGCATTATACACTGACGTACATGAAGCTGCTCGGACAACTGGTAACAGCGGGCGAGATTCACAAGCTTAGGCTTACTCTGCCCGACACCTACGCACCTTTGTTTGAAGGCGTGGTGGGGCTTCAGGAAAAAACGAGCTAA
- a CDS encoding M1 family aminopeptidase, producing MKQLFTLLFVLGSCLTGLAQLTDGVDACQATKVRYFGKWFADARARQASVADYQSGAAYPGDPTIDITYYGLALRLTHTPAYLNGAATLSLKAATANVGQFFLDLSPQHRVDSVKSGGQKLAFTRTTDRVQISLPQSLSVGQPLTLTVYYQGNPASLNGFGSFAFATHGPTNAPVIWTLSEPYGAKDWFPCKDTPADKADSSAVSITAARQFVSVSNGRLVSTTDNPDSTRTYHWRNSYPIAQYLISLAMTNYDRYDTPFTTNGQTMPVTHYIYPETLPSIRPNLDVTPRMLALFTDLFGPYPFLREKYGHAQFGWGGGMEHQTISSMGGWTSSLIAHELAHQWFGDKITCRDWQNIWLNEGFASYAEALYAQSATGQAAYTATMNTFMGRARNTTGTLYVQNIDNVNTIFDSNRSYAKGASVLHMLRGVLGDAAFFKAIRAYAADPTVAYGTAVTEDLQRIVESSSGRKLDYFFKQWVYGEGFPAYTVAWSNSPQANSPGVRVRIQQAPRSSSPGSFTMPVQLRVQSSAGDTLVTVFNDQADQFFTLPAKGTPTGVVFDPYNWILKTVASTTLVTGNEPSTESTLVVFPNPASDQLSIRFTAPQAGRATIQLYSSLGQSVLQFTSVPVRAGEQTLSVPLGHTPPGRYVLTLETPTGRQSTAVWIR from the coding sequence ATGAAGCAGCTATTTACACTTCTTTTCGTTTTAGGGTCGTGTCTCACCGGCCTCGCCCAACTTACCGATGGCGTTGATGCCTGCCAGGCTACCAAAGTGCGCTACTTTGGTAAATGGTTTGCCGATGCGCGAGCCCGGCAGGCTTCGGTGGCCGACTACCAATCAGGTGCAGCCTACCCCGGCGACCCCACCATCGACATCACCTACTACGGGTTAGCCTTGCGCTTAACCCACACGCCTGCGTACCTCAACGGAGCCGCTACCCTCTCGCTAAAGGCCGCAACGGCCAATGTGGGCCAATTTTTTCTGGATTTGAGCCCCCAACACCGCGTCGACTCGGTGAAATCGGGCGGACAAAAACTGGCCTTCACCCGCACCACCGACCGGGTCCAGATTTCACTGCCACAATCCTTATCGGTTGGCCAGCCCCTTACGCTTACCGTTTATTATCAGGGCAACCCAGCCAGCCTGAATGGCTTCGGAAGTTTTGCATTTGCCACCCACGGCCCAACCAATGCGCCCGTTATCTGGACGTTGAGTGAGCCTTACGGAGCCAAAGACTGGTTTCCGTGTAAAGATACTCCGGCCGACAAAGCCGACTCGTCGGCCGTTTCGATTACGGCAGCCCGCCAATTTGTGTCTGTCTCAAACGGGCGGCTCGTGAGCACGACTGACAACCCCGACAGCACCCGGACGTACCACTGGCGAAACAGCTACCCCATTGCCCAGTATCTGATTTCGCTGGCAATGACCAACTATGACCGGTATGACACGCCGTTTACGACCAACGGGCAAACCATGCCGGTAACCCACTACATTTACCCGGAAACGTTACCGTCGATCCGACCGAATCTGGACGTTACCCCTCGCATGTTAGCGCTTTTCACCGATCTGTTTGGGCCCTATCCTTTTTTGCGCGAAAAGTACGGACACGCCCAGTTTGGCTGGGGGGGCGGTATGGAACACCAAACCATTTCGTCGATGGGGGGCTGGACATCCAGTTTGATTGCGCACGAGCTGGCTCACCAGTGGTTTGGCGATAAAATTACCTGCCGCGACTGGCAAAATATCTGGCTCAATGAAGGATTCGCTTCCTATGCCGAAGCGTTGTACGCCCAGTCGGCCACGGGCCAGGCCGCTTACACGGCTACCATGAACACATTTATGGGCCGCGCCCGCAATACTACCGGTACCCTCTATGTCCAGAATATCGACAACGTAAACACCATTTTCGATAGCAACCGCAGCTACGCCAAAGGAGCCTCAGTACTGCATATGCTGCGCGGAGTGCTGGGCGATGCAGCTTTTTTTAAGGCTATCCGGGCCTATGCCGCTGATCCGACAGTAGCGTACGGTACAGCCGTGACGGAAGATCTACAACGTATTGTGGAAAGTTCTTCGGGCAGGAAACTAGACTATTTTTTCAAGCAATGGGTGTACGGCGAGGGGTTTCCGGCCTATACTGTTGCCTGGTCGAACAGCCCGCAAGCCAACAGCCCCGGGGTTCGGGTACGTATTCAGCAAGCACCCCGTTCGTCGAGCCCCGGCTCCTTCACTATGCCGGTTCAGCTACGGGTACAATCGTCGGCTGGCGACACCTTAGTAACTGTGTTCAACGATCAGGCCGATCAATTTTTCACCCTGCCCGCCAAAGGAACGCCCACGGGTGTGGTTTTCGACCCCTACAACTGGATACTGAAAACGGTCGCTTCCACCACATTGGTTACGGGTAATGAGCCATCTACCGAAAGCACACTGGTCGTATTTCCCAACCCTGCTTCCGACCAACTTTCCATCCGGTTTACAGCCCCCCAGGCCGGACGAGCTACCATCCAGTTATATTCAAGCCTGGGCCAATCGGTTTTGCAATTCACCAGTGTACCTGTACGGGCGGGCGAGCAAACCCTTTCGGTTCCTCTTGGGCATACTCCACCCGGCCGTTACGTACTAACACTCGAAACACCGACCGGCCGACAATCCACTGCGGTCTGGATTCGGTAG
- a CDS encoding DUF4230 domain-containing protein: MDFLNTLLLLLVGSGAGYAIANSMRAKTDVGDARRESVVLLERIEKVFKVVMAEGYFSEIYNYQDQKKILYVLNDPKKAMIIAKSKVLVGFDFQKVRFYQPDPEQKKLMIESFPDPEVLSIDTDYKFYDIQSGFLNQFNSDDYTKILDDAKQAMQSRALQSDLPRIATNQIQYMIYQLAGSMGWELQLSPDEQFKIEAIQKRYDDLDASPKTLGPGE, from the coding sequence ATGGACTTTCTGAATACGCTTCTCCTTCTTTTGGTCGGCAGTGGGGCCGGGTACGCTATTGCCAACTCCATGCGCGCCAAAACCGATGTAGGCGATGCCCGCCGGGAATCAGTTGTGCTGCTCGAACGAATCGAGAAAGTATTCAAAGTGGTCATGGCCGAGGGATATTTCTCGGAGATCTACAATTATCAGGATCAGAAGAAAATCCTGTACGTGCTCAACGACCCCAAAAAAGCCATGATCATTGCCAAATCGAAGGTACTGGTCGGCTTTGATTTCCAGAAAGTCCGATTCTACCAGCCGGACCCCGAACAAAAGAAATTGATGATCGAATCGTTTCCAGACCCTGAAGTTCTGTCGATTGATACCGATTATAAGTTTTACGACATTCAATCGGGTTTTCTGAATCAGTTCAATAGCGACGACTACACCAAAATCCTCGACGACGCCAAGCAGGCCATGCAAAGCCGGGCTCTGCAAAGCGACTTGCCCCGTATTGCTACCAACCAGATTCAGTACATGATTTACCAACTGGCAGGGAGTATGGGTTGGGAACTGCAACTCTCGCCCGATGAGCAGTTTAAGATCGAAGCCATTCAAAAGCGGTACGATGATCTCGATGCCAGCCCGAAAACACTCGGGCCGGGCGAATGA
- the rny gene encoding ribonuclease Y produces METSLWVTLLTDIVAVAIGVFAGFKMASRENNRKAAEAQSQADIILKNAEMQAESIKKDRILEAKEKYLKLKTEFEEETNRKRQILTQNEGKLRQREQEINQMQQAARQKESELNNQRNSLEQQRNSLDQQRNHLNQQLETAKRKQEEAEKMLSEQVEQLEKIANLTAEQAREQLISTLKAEAESRASSYIKNIVEEAKLTATKEAKKVVIETIQRTATEHAIENCVSVFNIESDDIKGKVIGREGRNIRALEAATGVEIIVDDTPEAIIISGFDPVRREIARLSLHRLVQDGRIHPARIEEIVAKTRKNIEDEIIEIGERTVIDLGIHGLHPELIKMVGRMRFRSSYGQNLLQHSREVAKLCATMAAELGLNAKLAKRAGLLHDIGKVWPEEAELPHAILGMELAKKYKENAEVCNAIGAHHDEIEMTSMLSPIIQVCDAISGSRPGARREMMESYIKRLKELEELAQNFPGVQKCYAIQAGRELRVMVDAERVSDERAGALSFDISQKIEKEMQYPGQIKVTVIREMRSVAYAK; encoded by the coding sequence ATGGAGACTTCATTGTGGGTGACCCTACTAACCGATATAGTAGCCGTTGCCATTGGTGTGTTTGCCGGCTTTAAAATGGCGAGCCGGGAAAACAATAGAAAAGCGGCCGAAGCGCAGTCGCAGGCCGACATTATTCTGAAAAATGCCGAAATGCAGGCCGAGTCGATTAAGAAAGACCGGATTCTGGAAGCTAAGGAGAAGTACCTCAAACTAAAAACCGAGTTTGAAGAAGAGACAAACCGGAAACGGCAGATTCTGACGCAGAACGAAGGTAAACTGCGGCAACGCGAGCAGGAAATCAATCAGATGCAGCAAGCTGCCCGCCAAAAGGAAAGCGAGCTGAACAATCAGCGCAACTCGCTCGAACAGCAACGCAATAGCCTTGATCAGCAGCGGAATCACCTCAACCAACAGCTCGAAACCGCCAAGCGGAAGCAGGAAGAGGCCGAAAAAATGCTGAGCGAGCAGGTAGAGCAGCTGGAAAAAATTGCCAACCTGACCGCCGAACAGGCCCGTGAGCAACTCATCAGCACACTCAAGGCCGAAGCCGAGTCGCGCGCGTCGAGCTACATCAAAAACATTGTTGAAGAAGCAAAGCTGACGGCTACCAAAGAGGCCAAGAAAGTGGTGATCGAAACCATTCAGCGCACGGCGACCGAGCACGCTATCGAAAACTGTGTGTCGGTTTTCAATATCGAATCTGACGACATCAAAGGCAAAGTAATCGGGCGCGAAGGCCGTAACATCCGGGCCCTTGAAGCCGCAACGGGCGTCGAAATCATCGTTGACGATACCCCAGAAGCCATCATTATTTCGGGCTTCGATCCGGTTCGGCGCGAGATTGCCCGGTTATCGTTGCACCGGCTCGTGCAGGACGGTCGGATTCACCCGGCGCGTATCGAGGAAATTGTGGCCAAAACCCGCAAGAACATCGAAGATGAAATCATCGAAATCGGCGAGCGCACGGTTATCGACCTTGGTATTCACGGGCTGCATCCCGAGCTGATCAAGATGGTGGGTCGGATGCGTTTCCGCTCGTCGTACGGGCAAAACCTGCTGCAACACTCACGCGAGGTAGCCAAACTTTGTGCCACGATGGCTGCCGAGCTGGGTCTGAATGCCAAGCTGGCCAAGCGTGCCGGTCTGCTCCACGATATTGGTAAAGTATGGCCCGAAGAGGCCGAACTGCCCCACGCTATTCTGGGGATGGAGCTGGCCAAGAAATACAAGGAGAACGCCGAGGTCTGCAACGCCATTGGCGCGCACCACGACGAAATTGAGATGACCAGCATGCTCTCCCCGATTATTCAGGTATGCGACGCCATTTCGGGCTCGCGGCCGGGTGCCCGTCGTGAGATGATGGAGTCGTACATTAAACGTCTGAAAGAATTGGAAGAGCTGGCGCAGAACTTCCCCGGTGTGCAGAAATGCTACGCGATTCAGGCTGGCCGCGAACTGCGGGTAATGGTCGATGCGGAGCGCGTGAGCGACGAGCGAGCCGGTGCACTTTCGTTCGATATTTCGCAGAAAATTGAGAAAGAGATGCAGTACCCCGGTCAAATCAAGGTGACCGTTATTCGGGAGATGCGCTCTGTAGCCTACGCGAAGTAA
- a CDS encoding cell division protein ZapA, translating into MEDRLSIRIKVADRELRLKSQPEEEYFVRQAAAMIAERIDFYRANGWHDNQEILSMIAIDCIVARLKGDEQVQRMQRMVFDKITQLDQSISLNLTP; encoded by the coding sequence ATGGAAGACCGTTTATCTATCCGCATCAAAGTTGCCGACAGAGAACTTAGGTTGAAATCGCAACCTGAAGAAGAATACTTTGTCCGTCAGGCTGCTGCCATGATCGCAGAACGAATCGATTTCTACCGGGCAAATGGATGGCATGATAATCAGGAGATTCTGAGCATGATTGCAATTGATTGCATCGTGGCCCGCTTGAAGGGCGATGAACAGGTGCAGCGGATGCAACGCATGGTATTTGACAAAATTACTCAGTTAGACCAGTCTATTTCACTGAATCTAACCCCCTAA
- the pheT gene encoding phenylalanine--tRNA ligase subunit beta: MTISYKWLQQFIELTEAPEQVGKMLTSTGLEVEGIERVEAVKGGLEGVVIGEVLTCERHPDADKLSLTTVDAGTGTPLNIVCGAPNVAAGQRVVVALVGATLYPTNPNGGPAEPLTIKKAKIRGAASEGMICAEDEIGLGHSHAGIMVLDTDVPNGTPAAEYFKLQPDYQIEIGLTPNRIDAASHMGVARDLHALTGRPISLPPVDAFRVDSTDFSLDVRVEATEACPRYAGLTISGLTVQESPDWLKQRLLSIGLTPINNVVDVTNFVCHDLGQPLHAFDADQIEGGTVVVKTLPEGTPFVTLDGTERKLKATDLMICNGNPDPAAAGMCIAGVFGGKKSGVSEQTTRIFLESAHFSAASVRQTVQHHDLRTDASFRFERGTDPNLPVYALKRAALLIQEVAGGQISSDIVDIYPTPVAPFRVPVRYRNIDRLIGIQIDRAEITRILNALDIQLDEVVAEPDPNASFVAVVPPYRVDVTREADVIEEILRIYGVDNVPLSATLRADSLSEFPTIDVNQLQGRISEMLAGNGFYEIMSLSLTRPAYHDAIRSALPGTDVTLLNPLSDELSVMRQTLLFSALEAMVYNLNRRQKDLKFFEFGKVYHQKETTNPQTGTAGRKYVETMRMSLAMVGNQQAESWQQKAQPVTFHNLAAAVQRVLGNLRVRSFDSQPTDSPLFQYGLTYSVNKKPIVSLGLVNPKLTKLVDLKQPVFYADFDWQALMKGYSGKAKYEEVPRFPDVRRDLSLVLDKTVTFDQISKLAHQTERKLLRSVGVFDVYEGENLGAGKKSYSVSFTLQDPTQTLNDTVIDKTMQRLMGAFERDLGAVIRK; this comes from the coding sequence ATGACTATATCGTATAAATGGTTGCAGCAGTTTATTGAACTGACTGAAGCCCCCGAACAGGTAGGCAAAATGCTGACCAGTACGGGTCTGGAAGTAGAAGGAATTGAACGAGTCGAAGCTGTCAAAGGTGGTTTGGAAGGCGTAGTGATTGGTGAAGTACTCACCTGCGAACGTCACCCCGACGCCGATAAACTGAGCCTCACCACGGTCGACGCAGGTACCGGTACTCCGCTCAACATTGTGTGTGGCGCACCCAATGTAGCGGCTGGTCAGCGGGTGGTGGTAGCCCTCGTAGGAGCTACGCTGTACCCTACTAACCCAAACGGCGGACCGGCCGAGCCCCTCACCATCAAGAAAGCTAAAATCAGAGGAGCTGCATCGGAAGGGATGATCTGTGCCGAAGACGAAATCGGTCTGGGTCATTCGCATGCCGGGATTATGGTGCTCGACACCGACGTCCCCAACGGTACGCCTGCTGCCGAGTACTTTAAGCTTCAGCCCGATTATCAGATCGAAATTGGCCTGACGCCCAACCGGATCGACGCGGCCTCGCACATGGGTGTGGCCCGCGACCTGCATGCCCTCACCGGGCGCCCCATCTCGTTGCCCCCGGTTGATGCATTCCGGGTAGATTCAACCGATTTCTCCCTCGATGTGCGGGTAGAAGCTACCGAGGCATGCCCCCGCTACGCTGGCCTGACAATCAGCGGCCTAACCGTACAGGAGTCACCCGACTGGCTGAAGCAGCGCCTGCTGAGCATTGGCCTGACGCCAATCAACAACGTGGTCGACGTGACCAACTTTGTTTGCCACGATTTGGGGCAACCGCTGCACGCTTTTGATGCAGATCAGATTGAAGGCGGCACCGTAGTGGTAAAAACCCTGCCCGAAGGCACTCCATTTGTCACCCTCGATGGCACCGAGCGCAAGCTAAAAGCCACCGACCTGATGATCTGCAACGGCAACCCCGATCCTGCTGCGGCAGGCATGTGTATTGCCGGAGTGTTTGGCGGGAAGAAATCAGGCGTGAGCGAGCAGACAACCCGCATTTTTCTCGAATCGGCCCATTTCAGTGCGGCATCGGTCCGGCAGACGGTGCAACACCATGACCTCCGCACCGATGCTTCGTTTCGGTTCGAGCGGGGTACCGACCCCAACCTGCCGGTGTACGCTCTCAAGCGGGCCGCCCTGCTCATACAAGAGGTGGCCGGCGGGCAAATCAGCTCCGATATCGTCGATATTTACCCGACGCCCGTAGCGCCGTTCCGAGTACCGGTTCGGTACCGCAACATCGACCGGTTGATCGGTATTCAGATCGACCGTGCCGAGATTACCCGAATTCTGAACGCCCTCGACATTCAGCTCGATGAGGTTGTGGCCGAACCCGACCCAAATGCCAGCTTTGTGGCTGTCGTGCCCCCGTACCGGGTCGATGTGACGCGCGAAGCCGACGTGATCGAAGAGATTTTACGGATCTACGGCGTCGATAACGTACCGCTTTCAGCTACCCTCCGGGCCGATTCGCTATCCGAGTTTCCAACTATCGACGTCAATCAGCTTCAGGGACGGATTAGTGAAATGCTGGCCGGCAATGGTTTTTACGAGATCATGTCGCTTTCCCTCACCCGCCCGGCTTATCACGATGCCATCCGGTCGGCACTGCCCGGTACCGACGTGACGTTGCTAAACCCGCTCAGCGACGAGCTGTCGGTGATGCGGCAAACGTTGCTGTTTTCGGCCCTCGAAGCCATGGTGTACAACCTGAACCGGCGGCAGAAAGACCTCAAGTTTTTTGAGTTCGGAAAGGTATACCACCAGAAAGAGACTACCAACCCACAAACGGGGACAGCAGGCCGTAAGTACGTGGAGACTATGCGGATGAGTCTGGCCATGGTGGGTAACCAACAGGCAGAAAGCTGGCAGCAGAAAGCGCAGCCGGTTACGTTTCATAACCTGGCAGCCGCTGTGCAGCGGGTACTGGGCAACCTGCGCGTGCGGTCGTTCGACAGTCAGCCAACTGACTCTCCCCTATTTCAATATGGGCTCACGTACAGCGTGAACAAGAAGCCCATCGTGAGCCTGGGTCTGGTGAATCCCAAACTGACCAAGCTCGTCGACCTGAAACAGCCGGTATTCTATGCCGACTTCGACTGGCAGGCCCTGATGAAAGGGTACAGCGGCAAAGCCAAGTACGAAGAGGTGCCCCGTTTCCCCGACGTTCGGCGCGACCTGTCGCTTGTGCTCGACAAAACCGTCACGTTTGACCAGATCAGCAAGCTGGCACATCAGACCGAGCGGAAACTGCTGCGGTCGGTTGGCGTATTCGATGTGTACGAGGGCGAGAACCTGGGTGCCGGCAAGAAATCGTACTCGGTTAGCTTCACGCTGCAAGATCCTACCCAAACGCTCAACGATACAGTCATCGACAAAACGATGCAACGGCTCATGGGCGCTTTTGAACGGGATCTGGGCGCCGTAATCCGGAAGTAA
- a CDS encoding DUF1684 domain-containing protein, whose protein sequence is MKFPTVLRLSVIAVFAAIAYFLLKPILFNGDNSSTGGAVNVAEWEKELTNSRKNKDEFFRTDKESPLEDKASFNGLIYFPGNIEYRVEARFEPFADKTQRIVISLSDGSEEVYEQSGHAVFKLRGEVCRLLIVKQGDTYSILFKDATSGKTTYGGGRYIDLKESAFQGNNVTIDFNTAYHPYCVYNHTYACPLPPAENTLPVAVEVGEKLPAQYNK, encoded by the coding sequence ATGAAATTTCCTACCGTGTTACGACTCAGCGTAATAGCAGTTTTTGCCGCAATCGCCTACTTTTTACTAAAACCGATATTGTTTAACGGTGACAATTCGAGCACAGGCGGGGCAGTTAACGTAGCAGAATGGGAGAAAGAGCTTACTAATAGCCGAAAGAATAAAGATGAATTTTTTCGGACCGACAAAGAATCTCCCCTTGAAGACAAAGCCTCTTTTAACGGATTAATCTACTTTCCGGGCAATATTGAGTACCGGGTTGAAGCCAGATTTGAACCTTTCGCCGACAAAACGCAGCGCATCGTGATATCTCTGTCCGATGGTTCGGAGGAAGTCTACGAACAGTCGGGCCATGCCGTATTCAAACTCCGGGGCGAAGTCTGCCGACTCCTCATTGTGAAACAGGGCGATACCTATTCCATTCTGTTTAAGGATGCAACCTCGGGCAAAACGACCTACGGCGGTGGCCGATACATCGATTTAAAGGAAAGCGCATTTCAGGGAAATAATGTAACCATCGATTTCAACACGGCCTATCACCCCTACTGCGTGTACAATCACACGTATGCCTGCCCGCTCCCACCCGCTGAAAACACCTTGCCGGTAGCCGTGGAAGTAGGCGAAAAACTTCCGGCGCAATACAATAAGTGA
- a CDS encoding sugar 3,4-ketoisomerase, with translation MAKLHQLKTFSSEKGNLTILENVLPGTIQRVFYIYGAGNAQRAGHRHLKTWGALVCLAGSCRIYSHDGQVEKFHYLDSPDQCLVLEPQDWHLMDHFSDDAILLVVANQPYDQADYIAEPYPTSRFAAVPA, from the coding sequence ATGGCAAAACTCCATCAACTTAAGACCTTTTCCTCGGAAAAAGGAAATTTAACGATACTCGAGAATGTGTTGCCCGGAACCATCCAACGAGTGTTTTACATCTATGGTGCGGGTAACGCACAACGGGCTGGACACCGGCACCTGAAAACCTGGGGGGCATTGGTTTGCCTGGCCGGAAGCTGCCGAATTTACTCCCACGACGGACAAGTCGAAAAATTTCACTACCTCGACAGCCCCGATCAATGTCTGGTACTGGAGCCTCAGGACTGGCATCTGATGGATCATTTTTCCGACGACGCCATCTTGCTGGTCGTTGCTAACCAACCGTACGATCAGGCCGACTATATCGCCGAACCGTACCCGACTTCGCGTTTTGCCGCTGTGCCTGCATGA
- a CDS encoding DegT/DnrJ/EryC1/StrS family aminotransferase, with product MIAFLDLKRLNERYRETILSATSRVALSGWYILGTEGAAFEQAFARYTGAKYCIGVANGLEALTLTLKAWRFPPDSEVLVASNAYIASLLAVTQAGLRPVLVEPDPRTYNLDPTRLEAAITPRTRAILPVHLYGRCCDMAGIRAVADRHGLKVLEDAAQAHGARYEGQMAGTLGHAAGFSFYPTKNLGALGDAGAITTDDDALAAQLRYWRNYGSARKYVNDLPGHNSRLDEMQAAILLGKLDFLDADNARRREIARYYLSQISHPDLTLPPADRLSDDCWHLFVVRHPNREVMRAYLLEQGVQTDVHYPIPPHRQQAYAELAHLSLPIADQLHREVVSLPLNPTLTDEEMQQVVRVINQMPSFA from the coding sequence ATGATTGCTTTTCTTGATCTGAAACGTTTAAACGAGCGCTATCGCGAAACTATACTTTCTGCCACTTCACGGGTTGCTTTATCGGGTTGGTACATTCTGGGAACAGAAGGAGCCGCTTTTGAGCAGGCGTTTGCCCGCTACACCGGGGCAAAATACTGCATCGGGGTAGCCAACGGGCTCGAAGCCCTCACGCTGACGCTCAAAGCCTGGCGTTTCCCGCCCGATAGCGAAGTTCTCGTGGCCTCCAATGCCTATATTGCTTCATTGCTGGCGGTTACGCAGGCGGGGCTTCGGCCGGTACTGGTTGAGCCTGACCCGCGCACCTACAACCTTGATCCCACTCGGCTCGAAGCAGCCATTACCCCCCGAACCCGCGCTATTTTGCCCGTCCATCTGTACGGTCGGTGCTGCGACATGGCGGGTATCCGGGCCGTAGCTGACCGCCATGGTCTCAAGGTGCTCGAAGATGCGGCTCAGGCACATGGCGCCCGGTACGAAGGCCAAATGGCGGGCACTTTGGGCCACGCGGCTGGCTTTAGCTTTTATCCGACCAAAAACCTGGGTGCCCTGGGCGATGCCGGCGCCATCACAACGGACGACGATGCGTTGGCGGCACAACTGCGCTACTGGCGTAACTACGGCTCGGCCCGGAAATACGTGAATGACTTGCCGGGGCATAACTCACGGCTCGATGAGATGCAGGCCGCTATTTTGCTGGGTAAACTCGACTTTCTTGACGCAGACAATGCCCGTCGTCGCGAAATAGCCCGGTATTACCTGTCCCAGATTAGCCACCCCGACCTGACATTACCGCCTGCCGACCGACTTTCTGACGACTGCTGGCATCTGTTTGTGGTGCGCCACCCCAATCGGGAGGTCATGCGGGCGTACCTGCTCGAACAGGGTGTACAAACCGACGTTCATTATCCTATTCCGCCCCACCGGCAGCAAGCCTATGCGGAGTTGGCCCACCTGTCGTTACCAATTGCCGATCAGTTGCACCGCGAGGTGGTTAGTTTGCCCCTCAACCCCACGCTTACCGACGAGGAGATGCAACAGGTTGTTCGGGTCATCAATCAAATGCCTTCATTCGCCTAA
- a CDS encoding glycosyltransferase family 2 protein, translating to MVLSVVIPVYNSQETLEPLVEKLQDCLSAISFEVVLVNDGSRDNSEAVVYRLAERYTNVQGLSLRRNFGEFNAVLCGLTYARGDYAVLIDDDFQNPPEAILTLLERAQSGHYDVVYSRYAQKKHAWFRNAGSSLLNYLTTYLLDKPKSLYLSSFKLINRAVVQEIVSYTGPFPYIDALIFRVTRNVTSVEVPHHPRQSGASNYTLSKLVALFLNVLFGFSTVPLRLFAGLGLGLFGLSLLLGLGLLLGSSLHWFSVSGWVLVAWVVLLLAGLQMVFLAVMSEYLGKLFLAQSGLKPFVVKERG from the coding sequence ATGGTATTATCTGTAGTTATTCCGGTCTATAATAGTCAGGAGACCCTGGAGCCGCTTGTTGAGAAATTACAGGATTGTCTGTCGGCGATTTCGTTTGAGGTAGTGCTGGTGAACGACGGCAGCCGCGATAATTCGGAGGCTGTTGTGTATCGCCTGGCCGAGCGATATACGAATGTGCAGGGGTTGTCTCTCCGGCGGAATTTTGGGGAGTTCAACGCCGTATTGTGCGGCCTCACCTACGCCAGGGGGGATTATGCCGTTTTGATCGACGATGATTTTCAGAACCCCCCCGAAGCGATTCTGACCCTGCTCGAAAGGGCGCAGTCGGGGCATTACGACGTAGTGTACAGCCGGTACGCCCAGAAGAAACACGCCTGGTTTCGGAATGCAGGCAGTAGCCTGCTCAACTACCTCACCACCTATCTTCTCGACAAACCAAAGTCACTCTACCTGTCCAGTTTCAAGCTGATCAATCGGGCAGTTGTGCAGGAAATTGTAAGTTATACCGGTCCGTTTCCGTATATCGATGCCCTCATTTTTCGGGTTACGCGCAACGTGACGAGTGTAGAGGTACCGCACCACCCGCGTCAGTCGGGCGCATCGAATTACACGCTGAGTAAGTTGGTAGCCTTGTTTCTGAATGTGCTGTTTGGTTTTTCGACGGTGCCACTCCGGTTGTTTGCCGGGCTGGGGCTGGGGTTGTTTGGCCTGAGCCTGTTGCTGGGGCTGGGGTTGTTACTCGGAAGCAGCCTGCACTGGTTTTCGGTGTCTGGTTGGGTACTTGTTGCCTGGGTGGTGTTGCTCCTGGCGGGCTTGCAAATGGTTTTTCTGGCCGTGATGAGTGAGTATCTGGGTAAGTTGTTTTTGGCCCAAAGTGGCCTCAAACCGTTTGTGGTAAAGGAAAGAGGTTGA